A window of the Callospermophilus lateralis isolate mCalLat2 chromosome 7, mCalLat2.hap1, whole genome shotgun sequence genome harbors these coding sequences:
- the Atp5if1 gene encoding ATPase inhibitor, mitochondrial, translating into MAGTALAARARLGVLGMRAMQTRGFGSDQSEDVDRSAGAIREAGGAFGKRERAEEERYFREKTREQLAILKKHHEDEISHHKKEIERLQKEIERHKQKIKHLHNDD; encoded by the exons ATGGCAGGCACGGCGTTGGCGGCCCGGGCGCGGCTCGGCGTACTGGGAATGAGAGCCATGCAAACCCGAGGCTTTGGTTCGGACCAG TCCGAGGATGTTGACAGGAGCGCTGGAGCGATCCGGGAAGCCGGTGGGGCCTTCGGAAAGAGAGAGCGGGCTGAAGAGGAACGATACTTCCG AGAGAAGACTAGAGAACAACTGGCAATCTTGAAGAAACATCATGAAGATGAGATCAGTCATCATAAGAAGGAGATTGAACGTCTGCAGAAAGAAATTGAGCGGCATAAGCAGAAGATTAAACATCTACACAACGATGATTAA